A window from Littorina saxatilis isolate snail1 linkage group LG9, US_GU_Lsax_2.0, whole genome shotgun sequence encodes these proteins:
- the LOC138975286 gene encoding uncharacterized protein, whose protein sequence is MAVDVAPRPQWQMFPPPRLPLFTSGEDGCSLDDFVTEARRIIAHFNLGALGGETAEWLIQSLAGPARREVNLHPPQETATANFVLNILQDTFGDHTCVVAQMSAFYERNQSQEESVLDYAHALQATQMKVNAVEPDTLKDITLRGHFINGLCLPELRRDLREFARKREGASFAVVRAEALRWMGEDFELVKQAAAEESSALNEMHVEVSALAAKSTQLSVEMNHRVPAVPKVASGKLLPSSKPRCWICGRSGHLQSRCPAKRPVCKQPLSWRQPSEPYCVGHRLAVIRQVLREQASQTDLVSAGSQSQETVPPPVKLADAEQPCESECNPFPCSPAPVRLPPRPLRRTFFPKLVI, encoded by the coding sequence ATGGCGGTCGACGTGGCTCCTAGACCCCAGTGGCAAATGTTTCCCCCTCCCAGGCTTCCCCTCTTCACTAGCGGCGAAGATGGCTGTTCACTGGACGACTTCGTTACGGAGGCTCGTCGCATCATTGCCCACTTCAACCTGGGGGCACTGGGCGGCGAAACTGCTGAATGGCTGATCCAGTCACTTGCTGGGCCAGCCAGGAGGGAGGTAAATCTGCATCCCCCACAGGAGACCGCCACTGCCAACTTTGTATTGAACATCTTGCAAGACACTTTTGGAGATCACACCTGCGTGGTTGCACAGATGTCAGCGTTCTATGAGCGCAACCAGAGTCAAGAGGAAAGCGTTCTTGACTATGCCCACGCATTGCAGGCTACCCAGATGAAGGTTAACGCTGTGGAACCTGATACCCTTAAGGATATTACCCTCCGAGGTCATTTTATCAATGGACTTTGTTTGCCTGAGTTGAGACGGGATCTGAGGGAGTTTGCTAGAAAGCGTGAGGGTGCATCTTTTGCTGTAGTGCGAGCGGAAGCTCTCAGATGGATGGGAGAGGACTTTGAGTTAGTGAAGCAAGCTGCTGCAGAGGAAAGTTCTGCTTTGAACGAAATGCATGTAGAAGTCAGTGCACTGGCGGCGAAATCCACACAGCTGTCAGTCGAAATGAATCATCGTGTGCCTGCCGTTCCCAAAGTTGCCTCAGGGAAGTTACTACCATCTTCGAAACCACGCTGCTGGATTTGTGGCCGCAGCGGGCATCTCCAGAGCAGGTGCCCAGCGAAGCGTCCAGTATGCAAGCAGCCGTTGTCATGGCGACAGCCTAGTGAGCCATACTGTGTAGGTCATAGGCTAGCAGTCATCCGACAAGTTCTACGAGAGCAGGCCAGCCAGACGGATCTTGTGTCTGCTGGAAGTCAAAGTCAGGAGACAGTTCCACCCCCTGTGAAGCTAGCAGACGCTGAGCAGCCTTGTGAGTCCGAGTGTAATCCTTTCCCCTGTTCCCCCGCTCCCGTTAGGCTACCCCCGCGTCCACTCCGGAGAACTTTCTTCCCTAAGCTGGTGATCTGA